The Solanum dulcamara chromosome 6, daSolDulc1.2, whole genome shotgun sequence genome contains the following window.
ATGACGTActcaaagaaaagaagattttgCATGTTGTATGCTCTCTCATACAATGGCTTCCCTTTGCTATCTGATTCACTGAATTAAGAATGTAACTTTGGGAGTATTTACAcactaatttgaattttgtatttGACCAAAATGTCGTTTTAGGATTTGATTGGTGCTCTCCTATCTGAGCATGACTGGCTTCGGTCCATCCGGATGGCGTCATATGGATTTTTGTTATATGGTCCTGGTACTTACGCATGGTACTCGTATCTTGACAGATGTATGCCCAAGCAAAGTGTGGAGAATGTATTGGTGAAGGTAGTTTCGCTTCTGAGAAGAACTTCTTTCATAATGAGCTTTACGTAACGATGAAAAAAGAACTACTTTTATATGAGTTTGACCTGTCCCTCTAACCAGTACCTTTAATACTCTTTGTTTCAGGTTTTATTAAACCAAATAGTGCTAGGTCCTGCTGTAATAGCTGTTATCTTTGCCTGGAACAATTTATGGCTGGGGAAACTTTCAGATCTTCCAAACAAGTATCAGAAAGATGCCCTTCCAACTTTATTGTTCGGTAAGCACTTCCATATGACATACCTTTGCTGGTTGCTTTAATTCCTTCTCCCTAGTGAAGTTTGATTTCATTCTTCATTCTCTTGCAGGATTTAGGTTTTGGGTCCCTGTCAGCGTTTTGAACTTTTGGTATGTCTTTTACTACACTCCTTATCCCCTTCCCCAACCTCATCCCAAAAGACtgacaaatatataataaaaactTTTCATGATTTCTGTTAGTCTAGCTGTAATGGAGATCTTATTATTCTCGTAAATGTTTTTCTGAGGTCATAGATGTTACTTTTGCATCATTCGCTTAGATTCTATTGCCCTTGCACACCATTCTCACTACATCAATTAGTATCAATGCCGGAAGTCACACCTAAAAATGCTCCGTTTCTGGaattgtttttaaatttttcatctTTACTGGTGACCAAGACAGTCAATATTTTGGTTGTGTTACAGTGTTTTAAGCTATGATTTAGCACCTACCTTCAATTTTACTGGCTATAAGCTTGTTTTCCGAGATTTTAGTGTTATGCATTTACATTGAGGACTTGTTACTGCTCCTTAGCATCATTAATGCATCTGCATTAGGTATGAACATGCATGTAAGATTATTAATTTCCACGAAGGATATGTCATCAAGTGCAGCCCTATCGCATGATCTCGCAGAACACTTATTTTGTCGTCATTTTGTGCATTGGCAGTTGTAAATTCCCTTAGTAGACTGCTGAAAGGATTTTTATTTGTGGTTTGATGTTACTAATTTTTATTGATCTTTGTCATCAGACAAACTCTTAGCAAAAGGCATATGCAAGTCGcaattttctccattttcatctattttgctCTGAAAGCTTGCTACAGTTAATTTCAGTTCATTCAGGTTGAATTATGTGGTTATACTAGTAATTTAACAGCTCttagcatgaattatgtggTTAGACTAGTAACTGAATAGTCTTTTGTATAATGAAATATGACAACTTCTGTGTTAAAAAATCATAGGGCGATTCCTCTTCAAGCTCGTGTTGCTTTCATGTCTATGGCTTCTATATTCTGGAATTTCTGTTTGTCAGCAACTATGAGCAAGTGACTGTCGTCGAAGCGATTGGCAGGGAAGAGCAGGTTAGTGCACACACGTAGCCCAATATTTGAGCTTTTGTATATGTCATGTCatatatcaattttaatttgCTACTTTTAGGATCCCACAATTGGTATAACTGTGTGTCAAAACAGAGAAAATGATGTCTGGAAGCAACGGTTGAAACCATTCTGATTTTCCAAAGGTAGCTTGCACCAGGTTCGACATTGGCTCAGCTCGCACTAACTacatttgatatgttatagaatTTTGTTTCGTCATTGCTACAAGTTCTCCAAGAATATAGTTTTCTTCAGTTTACGACTCTAGTGCTCTCATGAAAGGCATTTGATTGGCTTGTTCGAGCAATTTTTTCGTTAATTTGCTTTCTTTGTCTAATTTTTGGCCTTCTTTTCCCTATACCGAAAGGAAGATTTTGCAGTACACAATTTAAGAGCAAGTGTTGCTACATTTTATATACGAAATCATCATGTCAAATTCTTCTGCTTGTAGAgtgtgttattattattatctttgaCAAGCATAATGTCAAAGCCATATGTACTGGTTACGCTTCGATTTTAAACTAGTTGAGCTTGACTATATGAATCGACTGTGATCATAAATTGATTATTCTTACGTTGGTCATCCACCTATTGCAACTCTCAGTCTCCTCTAGCTTCCGTTCTTTACAATTTGATTCCTTTCTCACTTATGACGGTTCTGCTGGACTGGAAAAAGTCACTTAAAGGTGTGTTCGGTATGGAGGAAAATGTTCCTTACGAAAATAAGTtggtttcttatttattttcagATGTTTTCTAAGTAAGAAGGAAATATTATCCCAAAAACATTTGATATTC
Protein-coding sequences here:
- the LOC129891883 gene encoding protein SYM1, with the translated sequence MGSLSGGNGSLWGMGFFHSQEWNSGRRKRSNDGKEGNNASKSSHTDSVDANGGTGYRFPLKQAMTASSLALTGDTIAQLRDRWLKNKDNLPNPPHPKDLIGALLSEHDWLRSIRMASYGFLLYGPGTYAWYSYLDRCMPKQSVENVLVKVLLNQIVLGPAVIAVIFAWNNLWLGKLSDLPNKYQKDALPTLLFGFRFWVPVSVLNFWAIPLQARVAFMSMASIFWNFCLSATMSK